One genomic region from Nitrospira sp. CR1.1 encodes:
- a CDS encoding DUF3416 domain-containing protein: protein MKNITRTDTPRNAPPDQSSRENQLSSQALTNERRLRVAIEHVEPEVDGGRYPIKRVLGDTIVVQADLFADGHDVIRGVLRTRHESQDQWLETPLSALGNDRWQASFDVTELGQYRYCIVGWVDHFATWQRDMRKRLSAQQDVTVDILIGTQLIEQAVRHASDVSGRRLKDIQALLSRSDPGSQAHLDLLLGQDVEEVMAHSVDRRLSSSYDRELIVVVDRPRARFSAWYEMFPRSATGEDQPHGTFKDCEARLPYIAEMGFDVLYLPPIHPIGETHRKGRNNNPQGDSTSVGSPWAIGARSGGHTAIHSQLGSLDDFKQLVAAARTKGIEIALDLAFQCSPDHPYVKKHPEWFMTRPDGTIQFAENPPKKYQDIFPLHFETDAYLQLWKELRAVVQYWIDQGIRIFRVDNPHTKPFLFWKWLIGDVKASYPETIFLAEAFTRPKVMYHLAKAGFTQSYTYFAWRNSKPELTGYFTELTQSPVREYFRPNLWTNTPDILTEHLQHGGRPVFMARLALAATLGASYGIYGPAFELYENRPQKPGSEEYLDSEKYEVRRWDISRPDSLKEFIGLINRIRRENPALHSDGSLEFHPIDNEYLLAYSKQSPDGSNIILVVANLSPHHVHSGWLELNLPALGIDADRPFQVHDLLTQAYYVWQGPRNYVQLDPHSVPVQIFAVRRNLRREQDFDYFL, encoded by the coding sequence ATGAAGAACATCACACGCACAGATACGCCGCGGAATGCCCCGCCCGATCAATCGAGCCGGGAAAACCAGCTGTCGTCGCAGGCCTTGACGAACGAACGACGTCTGCGAGTCGCCATTGAACACGTTGAGCCGGAAGTCGACGGCGGCCGATATCCGATTAAGCGAGTGCTCGGAGACACGATCGTCGTTCAAGCGGACCTCTTTGCGGACGGACACGACGTGATACGAGGCGTGCTGCGTACCCGCCATGAGAGTCAGGACCAGTGGCTGGAAACACCGTTGAGCGCATTAGGAAACGACCGGTGGCAGGCCTCGTTCGACGTGACCGAGCTGGGACAATATCGTTATTGTATCGTGGGATGGGTGGATCACTTCGCCACGTGGCAGCGCGACATGCGCAAACGGTTGAGCGCGCAGCAGGATGTCACGGTAGACATTCTGATCGGCACACAGCTGATCGAACAGGCGGTCCGCCACGCGTCGGATGTCTCAGGGCGTCGCCTGAAGGACATACAGGCACTGCTGTCTCGTTCTGATCCCGGTTCTCAGGCGCACCTGGACCTGCTGCTGGGGCAAGATGTGGAAGAGGTGATGGCGCACAGTGTTGATCGTCGCCTGAGCAGCTCCTACGATCGGGAACTCATCGTCGTGGTCGATCGTCCCAGAGCTCGGTTCAGCGCCTGGTACGAAATGTTTCCGCGTTCTGCGACAGGCGAAGACCAGCCTCATGGTACATTCAAGGATTGCGAGGCGCGGCTGCCATATATCGCGGAGATGGGCTTTGATGTGCTCTACCTTCCCCCCATTCATCCTATCGGCGAAACTCACCGGAAGGGACGAAACAATAATCCGCAAGGTGACTCGACATCGGTAGGCAGTCCCTGGGCCATCGGCGCGCGCAGCGGCGGGCACACGGCTATCCATTCTCAATTGGGCAGTCTGGACGACTTCAAGCAACTCGTGGCTGCTGCCCGAACGAAGGGAATCGAGATTGCCCTCGATTTGGCTTTTCAATGCTCGCCAGACCATCCCTACGTCAAGAAGCATCCGGAATGGTTCATGACCCGCCCTGACGGCACCATCCAATTTGCGGAAAATCCGCCTAAAAAGTACCAGGACATTTTCCCCTTACATTTCGAGACCGACGCGTACCTTCAGCTGTGGAAAGAGCTTCGAGCAGTTGTTCAGTATTGGATCGATCAGGGGATACGGATTTTTCGCGTGGACAATCCTCATACCAAACCATTTCTATTTTGGAAATGGCTGATTGGCGACGTGAAAGCCTCCTACCCGGAGACCATCTTCCTGGCCGAGGCCTTTACCAGGCCCAAGGTCATGTACCATCTGGCCAAGGCAGGCTTCACCCAGTCGTATACCTACTTTGCCTGGCGAAACAGCAAGCCCGAACTCACCGGCTATTTTACCGAGCTCACCCAGTCGCCCGTACGGGAATACTTCCGCCCCAACCTGTGGACCAACACACCCGACATCCTCACCGAGCATTTACAGCACGGAGGACGCCCGGTGTTCATGGCGCGGCTGGCGCTCGCAGCAACCCTGGGGGCGAGTTACGGAATTTATGGTCCGGCCTTTGAATTGTACGAAAACCGCCCGCAGAAACCAGGCAGCGAAGAGTATCTGGACTCTGAAAAATATGAAGTGCGGCGCTGGGATATCTCCCGACCGGATAGCCTGAAGGAATTCATCGGCCTGATCAATCGTATCCGTCGTGAGAATCCTGCCCTGCACAGTGACGGGAGTCTGGAATTTCATCCCATCGACAACGAGTACCTCTTGGCTTACAGCAAGCAATCGCCTGACGGCTCGAATATTATTCTCGTCGTGGCGAACCTCAGTCCGCACCATGTCCATTCAGGATGGCTGGAACTGAACCTGCCGGCTCTCGGAATTGACGCCGACCGTCCATTTCAGGTTCATGACTTGCTCACGCAGGCCTATTATGTGTGGCAGGGGCCGCGGAATTATGTGCAGCTCGATCCCCATTCAGTGCCGGTCCAAATTTTTGCTGTGCGCCGGAACCTTCGGCGCGAACAGGATTTCGACTATTTCCTCTAA
- a CDS encoding phosphotransferase has protein sequence MCGRGRGIMCSSIPIQCRSKFLLCAGTFGANRISTISSNQSRRHHGPMITVQDNWTAAFDGPLRAEVEERLPAFLMASRWFGGKAKTIRCTKFADILQGHSGDGSMVLGLIDVSYDEGGMDTYTLPMTAAFDTEADRIQHDHPQAIIAPLTVTHLQKERSGILYDAVWDADCAYSLLTSMGRRAQFLGASGTLAGSATELFDEAASRAQAAPSSVLKGEQSNTSVKFGDCAIMKLYRRVERGINPELEVGRALTARRFPHSPALIGALEYVREHAEPMTVALAQSFIANQGNAWDYTLTQLSHYLARILTLDDKGRVSEREAHERSNQAPTASDLMFDYRDAANLLGRRTGELHMALGQPSDAAAFAPEICSSSYVQSRVSAMQQSATRALSLLRRRLPALADTDRELANTVLQQEPILLDRLGTLARQPLSALRIRCHGDYHLGQVLYTGNDFVIIDFEGEPAKPLAERRSKCLPIIDLAGMIRSFHYAAHVALRTVYGQQPIPPTSLDLNSRVEQWYRTACTAFLRGYRTTAGEADFSPRSPQEFNLLLDVYVLDKAFYELTYELNNRPDWVGLPLAGLLQSIETSLIRDDMDNGVPVKNEPAPSATGQARDEVNQ, from the coding sequence ATGTGTGGCAGGGGCCGCGGAATTATGTGCAGCTCGATCCCCATTCAGTGCCGGTCCAAATTTTTGCTGTGCGCCGGAACCTTCGGCGCGAACAGGATTTCGACTATTTCCTCTAACCAGTCGCGAAGGCATCACGGCCCTATGATAACCGTGCAAGATAACTGGACAGCGGCGTTCGATGGCCCCCTCCGCGCGGAGGTCGAAGAGAGGCTGCCGGCCTTCCTCATGGCATCTCGATGGTTTGGCGGCAAAGCAAAGACGATTCGTTGCACAAAGTTTGCAGATATTCTTCAGGGGCACAGCGGGGACGGCTCCATGGTTCTGGGATTGATCGACGTGTCCTATGATGAAGGCGGGATGGATACGTACACCCTTCCCATGACGGCCGCCTTCGATACGGAAGCAGACCGCATTCAACATGACCATCCGCAGGCCATCATTGCGCCATTGACTGTCACCCATCTCCAGAAGGAGCGGTCCGGAATTCTGTATGATGCCGTATGGGATGCGGACTGCGCCTATTCGCTCCTCACCAGCATGGGCCGGCGCGCGCAATTCCTGGGTGCGTCTGGCACATTGGCCGGATCGGCCACAGAATTGTTTGACGAGGCGGCCAGCCGCGCACAGGCCGCGCCCAGCTCCGTGCTGAAAGGCGAACAGAGCAATACGTCAGTGAAATTCGGCGACTGCGCGATCATGAAGCTGTACCGCCGTGTCGAGCGTGGGATAAACCCCGAATTGGAAGTCGGGCGCGCCCTCACGGCACGGCGCTTTCCTCATTCACCCGCCCTCATAGGCGCGCTGGAATATGTACGGGAACATGCCGAACCCATGACTGTCGCCCTGGCGCAATCCTTCATCGCCAATCAAGGGAATGCCTGGGATTATACGCTGACACAGCTGTCCCACTATCTTGCTCGTATCCTCACGCTCGATGACAAAGGGCGGGTGAGTGAACGGGAAGCGCATGAACGGTCGAATCAGGCACCCACGGCCAGTGATCTCATGTTTGACTACCGTGATGCAGCCAACTTGTTGGGACGGCGGACGGGTGAACTCCACATGGCGCTCGGACAACCCAGCGACGCGGCCGCCTTCGCTCCTGAAATCTGTTCTTCCTCGTATGTGCAGTCTCGTGTGTCTGCGATGCAGCAGTCCGCCACCCGGGCATTGTCATTACTGCGACGCCGATTGCCCGCCCTCGCTGACACCGACCGGGAACTGGCCAACACGGTCTTGCAACAGGAACCTATCCTTCTCGATCGGTTGGGAACACTGGCCAGGCAACCCTTGAGCGCCCTGCGCATTCGATGCCATGGCGATTATCACCTGGGACAGGTTCTGTACACGGGCAATGACTTTGTCATCATAGATTTTGAAGGCGAACCGGCAAAACCTTTGGCGGAACGTCGAAGCAAATGTCTTCCCATCATAGATCTGGCCGGCATGATTCGGTCCTTTCACTATGCCGCGCATGTGGCGCTGCGCACAGTGTATGGGCAGCAGCCTATCCCGCCGACCTCGCTAGACCTGAATTCCCGGGTCGAGCAGTGGTATCGAACCGCCTGCACCGCATTTCTGAGAGGATATCGGACCACTGCCGGCGAGGCAGACTTTTCGCCCCGGTCGCCACAAGAGTTCAATCTCCTGCTGGATGTGTATGTTCTCGATAAGGCTTTCTACGAACTGACCTATGAATTGAATAACCGACCGGATTGGGTCGGACTCCCCCTGGCCGGCCTCCTGCAATCTATAGAGACTTCATTGATCAGGGACGACATGGATAACGGAGTACCCGTCAAGAACGAGCCTGCTCCGAGCGCTACAGGGCAGGCGAGAGATGAGGTGAATCAGTGA
- the glgB gene encoding 1,4-alpha-glucan branching protein GlgB, whose product MSQKPGPSAISRLTDHDVYLFNEGTHFQLYDKLGAHPMARQGQQGTSFAVWAPNAEQVSVIGSFNDWNRDVHHLHQRGESGIWEGFIAESVKGTLYKYHVHSRHSDYRVDKSDPLSFFNEIPPKSASIVWDLDYEWTDREWLRTRQRTNALDAPMAIYEMHIGSWKRIAAEQNRSLSYRELALPLAEYLQQTGFTHVEFMPLTDHPFFGSWGYQTTGYFAPTGNYGTPQDLMYLIDTLHNHGIGVLLDWVPSHFPTDEQGLGFFDGTHLYEHANPQQGFQPDWNTFVFNFGRNEVRSFLISSALFWLDKYHFDGLRLDAVASMLYLDYSRKEGEWVPNQYGGRENLEAIEFLKRLNEEVYRHFPDVQTIAEESTAWPLVSRPTYLGGLGFGLKWDMGWMHDTLTYMQKDPIDRKYHHHNLTFRMLYAFHENFVLPLSHDEVVYGKGSLLGKMPGDEWQKFANLRLLFGHMYSQAAKKLLFMGGEFGQPAEWSHDGQLEWSALERPLHRGMHQWVTDLNNLYRRESSLHEGDVDPSGIEWIDCQDAESSVISLIRKGRATDDIILVVCNFTPVPRLNYRIGAPRGGYWKELLNSDAAIYGGHDWGNGGGVEATPIPLHGRTHSVTCTLPALSVIFLKHTRSGS is encoded by the coding sequence ATCTCGCAGAAACCCGGTCCTTCGGCCATCAGCAGACTGACTGATCATGATGTGTACCTCTTTAATGAGGGAACCCACTTTCAACTGTATGACAAACTTGGCGCGCACCCCATGGCGCGTCAGGGACAGCAGGGAACCTCTTTCGCGGTGTGGGCGCCGAACGCGGAACAGGTATCCGTCATCGGCTCGTTCAATGACTGGAACCGCGATGTGCACCATCTCCATCAGCGGGGAGAGTCAGGCATTTGGGAAGGATTCATCGCGGAGTCCGTGAAGGGCACGTTATACAAATACCATGTCCACTCGCGCCACTCCGACTATCGAGTCGACAAAAGCGACCCGCTCTCATTCTTTAATGAAATTCCGCCGAAATCGGCCTCCATCGTCTGGGATCTCGATTACGAATGGACGGACCGCGAGTGGCTGCGCACGCGCCAGCGTACCAATGCCTTGGATGCGCCGATGGCCATTTACGAAATGCATATCGGATCATGGAAACGCATCGCTGCCGAGCAGAATCGATCGCTCAGCTATCGTGAACTCGCGCTCCCGCTGGCCGAATATCTGCAGCAGACCGGGTTCACCCATGTGGAATTCATGCCGCTGACCGATCATCCGTTTTTTGGCTCTTGGGGCTATCAGACCACCGGTTATTTTGCCCCGACCGGCAACTACGGCACGCCACAAGACCTGATGTATCTGATCGATACGTTGCACAACCACGGCATCGGGGTCTTGCTGGATTGGGTGCCTTCGCATTTTCCGACCGATGAGCAGGGGCTGGGATTTTTCGATGGCACGCACCTGTATGAACATGCGAATCCTCAGCAGGGATTCCAGCCGGATTGGAATACCTTTGTCTTCAATTTCGGACGCAACGAGGTGCGAAGTTTTCTCATCAGCAGCGCCCTCTTCTGGCTCGACAAATATCACTTCGACGGCCTGCGTTTGGACGCAGTGGCATCCATGCTGTATTTGGATTATTCGCGGAAGGAAGGCGAATGGGTGCCCAATCAGTACGGCGGCCGGGAAAATCTTGAGGCCATTGAATTCCTCAAACGATTGAACGAAGAGGTATACCGGCACTTCCCGGATGTTCAGACCATTGCCGAAGAATCCACCGCCTGGCCGCTAGTATCGCGACCGACGTATCTCGGCGGCTTGGGGTTCGGATTAAAGTGGGACATGGGCTGGATGCATGACACATTGACCTACATGCAAAAGGACCCGATTGATCGGAAGTACCATCATCACAATCTGACCTTTCGGATGCTCTATGCCTTCCACGAGAACTTCGTGCTTCCTCTCTCCCATGACGAGGTGGTGTATGGGAAAGGCTCTTTGTTAGGGAAAATGCCGGGGGATGAATGGCAGAAATTCGCCAACCTCCGCCTGCTGTTCGGGCACATGTACTCCCAAGCCGCCAAGAAGCTCTTGTTCATGGGAGGGGAATTCGGCCAGCCGGCTGAATGGTCCCACGATGGTCAGCTGGAGTGGAGCGCGTTGGAACGTCCACTCCATCGAGGCATGCACCAGTGGGTCACGGATCTGAATAACCTGTATCGTCGAGAATCTTCACTCCACGAAGGCGATGTCGATCCCTCCGGCATCGAATGGATCGACTGTCAGGATGCCGAATCCAGTGTCATCAGCCTGATACGGAAAGGACGTGCAACCGACGACATCATTCTCGTGGTGTGCAACTTCACCCCGGTCCCCCGTCTCAATTATCGAATCGGGGCGCCGCGAGGAGGATACTGGAAGGAACTGTTGAACAGCGATGCCGCCATCTATGGGGGACACGACTGGGGAAATGGCGGAGGGGTGGAAGCGACACCCATACCGTTACATGGACGCACCCATTCGGTAACCTGCACGTTGCCTGCTCTGTCTGTCATCTTTCTCAAACATACCCGGTCAGGATCGTGA
- a CDS encoding GAF domain-containing protein, with the protein MQRATLNFETLLEVTNALNSQRDIESLWRVIADQIQKVIPWDRAGITLYESTTDAFRFYAVITNMATPALAHDSVIPREGSAVGWVHDHRRLHIRGNLQKEQVFLEDRFYAQEGLGRMINLPLLVREHCLGTLNIGSVREGHPDPDDCKFLQQVATQIAYAIDHVLAYQQIKQLSERLRRENEYLAEEVKASRNQRLLVGASSSFSQVVELVKAVAPTDTTVLLLGETGTGKEVLAQALHDLSARSQKPFIRVNCAALPSGLIESELFGHERGAFTGAQLRRAGRFELAHTGTLFLDEIGEMPLETQAKLLRVLQDGMVDRIGGTRPVSVNVRLIAATNADLPAAIQQGTFRADLYYRLHIFPIAVPPLRERREDIQLLAQHFLAQIGAKHKRPHLTFEPQSMARLLTYNWPGNVRELQNVIERAVILSSSSQVTVDEMLLPILQAGPAAPMSQTDSLQELERHHIIMMLERTKWRIYGDQGAANLLGLNPETLRSRLRKLGIRRPVPRSPAPSPMR; encoded by the coding sequence ATGCAACGCGCAACTCTGAATTTTGAGACACTCCTCGAAGTCACCAATGCCCTGAACTCGCAGCGAGACATTGAGAGTCTCTGGCGAGTCATCGCCGACCAAATCCAAAAGGTGATTCCCTGGGATCGTGCAGGCATTACCTTGTACGAATCCACTACCGATGCCTTTCGGTTTTATGCCGTCATCACCAATATGGCCACCCCGGCCCTGGCGCATGACAGCGTCATTCCCCGCGAGGGCAGCGCGGTGGGGTGGGTGCATGACCATCGGCGGCTGCACATTCGTGGCAACCTCCAGAAGGAACAAGTATTTCTCGAAGACCGCTTTTACGCTCAAGAAGGTTTGGGACGCATGATCAACCTGCCGCTCCTGGTCCGGGAGCATTGTCTCGGCACACTCAACATCGGCAGTGTGCGAGAGGGCCATCCCGACCCGGACGACTGCAAATTCTTACAACAAGTCGCCACTCAAATCGCCTACGCCATCGATCACGTGCTGGCGTACCAGCAGATCAAACAACTGAGCGAGCGCTTGCGCCGCGAGAACGAGTATCTCGCCGAAGAGGTGAAAGCCAGCCGGAATCAACGCCTGCTCGTCGGCGCATCTTCGTCATTCAGCCAAGTAGTCGAGCTCGTGAAAGCCGTCGCTCCGACAGACACGACCGTCCTCCTTCTTGGGGAAACCGGAACAGGCAAGGAAGTGTTGGCCCAGGCGCTTCATGACTTGAGCGCGCGAAGCCAAAAGCCATTTATTCGCGTCAATTGCGCAGCCCTGCCCTCCGGGCTGATTGAAAGCGAATTATTCGGGCATGAACGCGGGGCCTTTACCGGAGCTCAACTTCGCAGGGCGGGACGTTTCGAACTGGCCCATACGGGCACGTTGTTTTTGGACGAGATCGGCGAAATGCCCTTAGAGACCCAGGCCAAACTGCTGCGTGTCCTCCAAGACGGCATGGTGGATCGAATCGGCGGAACGCGGCCGGTCTCCGTGAATGTTCGCTTGATCGCCGCAACCAATGCCGACCTGCCCGCCGCAATTCAACAGGGAACCTTTCGCGCCGACCTCTACTACCGGCTCCACATCTTTCCCATCGCCGTGCCTCCCCTCAGGGAACGCCGTGAGGATATTCAGCTCCTCGCGCAACATTTTCTCGCACAGATCGGCGCCAAGCATAAGCGACCGCATCTCACCTTTGAGCCACAGTCGATGGCACGCCTCCTCACCTATAACTGGCCCGGGAACGTCCGTGAGCTTCAAAACGTGATCGAGCGAGCCGTGATCCTCTCCAGCTCATCCCAAGTCACCGTGGACGAAATGTTGCTTCCGATCCTACAGGCGGGTCCCGCCGCCCCGATGAGCCAGACCGACAGCCTCCAGGAACTCGAACGACATCACATCATCATGATGCTCGAACGGACCAAATGGCGAATCTACGGCGACCAGGGAGCGGCCAATCTCTTAGGACTCAACCCGGAAACGCTGCGAAGCCGCTTGCGAAAGCTCGGTATTCGCCGTCCCGTCCCAAGATCGCCCGCACCCAGCCCGATGCGCTAA
- a CDS encoding DEAD/DEAH box helicase, which translates to MQTTACTSFDTLGLSPTLLRNLTKAGFTQPTAIQAQAIPFALAGRDVLGCAQTGTGKTAAFVIPMLERLSGAPKGQPRALILAPTRELAIQIQSTIDTLGRDLQLFATTVVGGADMQAQVRGLRQRPDIIVATPGRLLDHMWNGTISLLAMTVLVLDEADRMLDMGFAQQINQILDAMPEERQTLLFSATMPMDLARLAQASVKDPVRVMVTKSATTADGVSQAVHHTTHDRKNALLMSLLQSEGDTVLVFARTKHRADRLGNLLDTAGHRVAVLHGGRTLPQRRAALEGFRRGTYRVLVATDIAARGIDVANIAHVINYDVPNCPEDYVHRIGRTARMRTTGRATTFVTAEDQEQLRAIERLLGQAVPRAEGSPASLTPSSRPDGHAPRNEPERRRRRGGSAQGWRQTADGGSREANGGIKNGSDLGPVS; encoded by the coding sequence GTGCAGACGACTGCGTGTACGAGTTTTGATACCCTTGGTTTGTCTCCTACCCTTCTGAGAAATTTAACCAAAGCCGGCTTTACCCAACCCACGGCCATTCAGGCTCAGGCTATTCCCTTCGCGTTAGCTGGGCGGGACGTGTTGGGTTGTGCGCAGACCGGGACGGGAAAAACGGCAGCCTTTGTGATTCCGATGCTGGAGCGGTTGTCCGGTGCACCCAAGGGGCAGCCACGGGCGCTGATTTTGGCTCCGACCCGTGAACTCGCGATCCAAATTCAATCGACGATCGATACATTGGGCCGCGACCTCCAGCTATTTGCTACCACGGTCGTCGGCGGGGCGGACATGCAGGCCCAGGTCAGGGGATTACGGCAACGTCCGGATATCATCGTGGCTACTCCGGGGCGGTTACTTGATCATATGTGGAACGGGACGATCAGTCTGCTCGCGATGACCGTATTGGTGCTCGACGAGGCCGATCGGATGTTGGATATGGGGTTTGCTCAGCAGATCAATCAGATTCTGGATGCCATGCCCGAAGAGCGGCAGACGTTGCTGTTCTCTGCGACGATGCCCATGGATTTGGCCCGGTTGGCGCAGGCTAGTGTCAAGGATCCGGTGCGCGTCATGGTCACAAAGTCTGCGACGACTGCCGACGGCGTGTCACAGGCTGTCCATCACACCACGCATGACCGCAAGAATGCGCTCCTGATGTCGCTCCTGCAGTCTGAGGGTGATACCGTGCTGGTCTTTGCCAGGACGAAGCACCGGGCGGATCGACTCGGCAATCTGTTGGATACGGCCGGTCATCGGGTGGCGGTGCTCCATGGCGGACGTACGCTGCCGCAACGGCGAGCCGCGCTGGAAGGGTTCCGGCGGGGAACGTATCGAGTATTGGTTGCGACGGATATTGCCGCACGGGGCATCGATGTGGCAAATATTGCGCATGTGATCAATTACGACGTGCCCAATTGTCCGGAAGACTATGTCCACCGGATCGGCCGCACGGCTCGGATGAGAACCACCGGCCGCGCAACGACGTTTGTGACGGCGGAAGATCAGGAGCAGCTGCGCGCCATCGAGCGATTGCTCGGTCAAGCCGTGCCTCGCGCAGAAGGAAGCCCGGCTTCACTGACGCCTTCGTCACGACCGGATGGTCACGCACCACGGAATGAACCGGAGCGGCGGCGGAGGCGCGGCGGGTCTGCCCAGGGATGGCGTCAGACTGCTGACGGCGGATCCCGGGAGGCCAATGGGGGAATCAAGAACGGAAGCGATCTCGGGCCGGTCTCTTAA
- a CDS encoding DUF3574 domain-containing protein, with product MLRTTSSIPMRLSRLFIPSIALAITAGCASTSVVPCPTGEQPVVLDSLYFGAAKSGGVVTAEDWMGFLNDIVVPNFPEGLTSWSAAGRWRNSAGLVEHETSYVLQLAHHGSEERDLAVQRIIHRYKRDFQQESVMRIRSRACRSF from the coding sequence ATGCTGCGTACCACGAGTTCCATACCCATGCGATTGAGCCGGCTCTTCATACCCTCCATCGCATTAGCCATCACCGCGGGATGCGCATCCACATCGGTGGTCCCCTGCCCTACCGGAGAACAACCAGTCGTGCTCGACTCTCTCTACTTCGGCGCCGCTAAATCAGGCGGAGTTGTGACAGCGGAGGACTGGATGGGTTTCCTCAACGACATAGTCGTCCCGAATTTTCCCGAAGGGTTGACATCCTGGTCTGCCGCCGGCCGGTGGAGAAACTCGGCAGGACTGGTTGAACACGAAACCTCGTACGTGCTGCAGCTCGCGCATCACGGAAGTGAGGAGAGAGACCTTGCGGTACAACGGATTATCCATCGCTATAAGCGCGACTTTCAGCAGGAAAGTGTCATGCGGATTCGATCACGCGCCTGCCGCTCATTCTGA
- a CDS encoding uracil-DNA glycosylase, with protein sequence MRLCPSVARLPPIPSGWKQLLKTETSSKSYRRLETFLEQEAAGGQVILPPRSDIFRALRATPYESVRVLLLGQDPYHTPGMPHGLCFSVPRHVQRLPPSLKNVYRELHEDLGCRIPNNGCLEPWAEQGVLLLNTALTVRAHMPNSHRNCGWQGLTDRVIQLVDAKATRVVFVLWGAEAQKKQTLITNPHHVVISSAHPSPLSARKFFGCRCFSRINHSLTAAGLSAIDWQIPDV encoded by the coding sequence ATGAGGTTATGCCCGTCCGTGGCTAGATTGCCGCCCATTCCTTCCGGCTGGAAGCAATTACTCAAGACAGAGACGAGCAGCAAGTCCTATCGCAGGCTCGAAACATTTCTTGAGCAGGAAGCTGCCGGTGGGCAGGTGATCCTGCCGCCGCGATCGGACATCTTCCGGGCGTTACGGGCGACACCATATGAGTCGGTCCGAGTGCTGTTGCTCGGCCAGGATCCCTATCATACTCCGGGTATGCCGCATGGACTTTGCTTTTCCGTGCCCCGTCACGTACAACGGCTGCCTCCCTCGCTCAAGAACGTCTATCGAGAACTGCATGAGGATCTGGGATGCCGCATACCCAATAATGGTTGCCTGGAGCCTTGGGCTGAGCAGGGTGTCCTTCTACTAAATACTGCGTTGACGGTTCGCGCGCATATGCCAAATTCACACAGGAACTGCGGGTGGCAGGGCCTCACGGATCGAGTGATCCAACTGGTGGATGCCAAGGCAACCAGGGTAGTATTTGTGCTCTGGGGCGCCGAGGCTCAAAAAAAACAGACCCTCATTACTAATCCGCACCACGTGGTCATTTCCTCTGCGCATCCGTCCCCTCTATCGGCAAGAAAGTTTTTTGGTTGTCGCTGTTTTTCCAGGATCAATCATTCACTGACTGCGGCTGGTTTATCAGCCATTGATTGGCAAATCCCCGATGTATGA